Proteins from one uncultured Cohaesibacter sp. genomic window:
- the amt gene encoding ammonium transporter, producing the protein MRTSSVFYLLLFFTVCLTGDAHASELSSLKANIDLTWVMAASALVMFMQAGFLMLEAGMVRSKNSINVAQKNLLDFVFSVAAFTILGFMLAFGKSYGIFGLDWRYLGLQDLTSQEAGFFVFQVMFCGTAATIVSGAIAERIRLSSYVVASVFLSAIIFPVFAHWAWGNALMPNEGAFLANMGFIDFAGSSVVHGTGGWVALAGCILLGAREGRFDREGKPIRLAGHSPVLATTGGLLLFIGWLGFNGGSTLKAEESVAFIILNTVLAGGFGTVTGFIYGYHQDGHYLPEKSLAGLIGGLVAVTAGCAVLTPLGAIVIGAVGGLVAVIANSVLEHKWKIDDAVGAIGAHGFAGVVGTIGLALLAPAEHFENGRQYQIMIQSLGAGLNFLVSFGLGFICFWFLKRFLRLRASREEELIGLNIAEHATRIGVGHVEEAMEKLLSGQRSFSQRLPAVAGDEAENLTGLFNKLMSNLEAEHKKLSELEILKTQSEEAERISALSNATFEGIAIHQNGMVIDGNPQIAELLDYSLEEVIGKSIMHFADERHRGRIERSIAENCSEPYEAVLVSKSGERIPVAIRGRMINYKGREVRISCFVDLRERKAAEEHIRIMAQHDALTGVANRSLFNSQLENAVKTATPQRAIALILIDLDRFKNVNDVYGHPAGDIVIKETAARLKALAGVNDSVARLGGDEFAIIQRNILFTNQAADTGHRIVNELSRPIKIDDKKSVMVGASVGIALSPEHAKDAETIFSRADIALYHSKKTGRNISNIYRTGLNQLMEKRRALQSSLEKALEEDEFELYYQPRINAKSLEIDAYEALLRWNHPQKGLVSPAEFIPVAEASGLIVDIDNWVFKRACRDAAKGLKGKHLSINVSPLGFQQRDFVKTIEETLEETGTDPSQIELELTEGMLIEDDERGLSVMKQLKRLGLSLALDDFGTGYSSLSYLSKYPFDTIKIDRNFVVALGQEKSAVAIMKVIIGLGKGLGMDIVAEGVETVEEAAFLRENECDQLQGYLISRPMTVEEIMHEVPLDIRCSILSAEPDDKTDMQVSSLRAVKDGSSESVEPASEPDISPKRA; encoded by the coding sequence ATGCGTACATCATCCGTGTTCTATCTCTTGTTGTTTTTTACAGTCTGTTTGACCGGTGACGCTCATGCATCGGAGTTATCCAGCCTGAAGGCAAATATTGACCTTACATGGGTTATGGCAGCTTCAGCGCTTGTCATGTTCATGCAAGCTGGCTTTCTTATGCTGGAAGCGGGGATGGTGCGCTCGAAAAACTCCATCAATGTCGCCCAGAAGAATTTGCTTGATTTCGTCTTCTCTGTGGCTGCCTTCACTATTCTGGGCTTTATGCTGGCCTTTGGAAAATCCTATGGCATCTTTGGGCTGGATTGGCGCTATCTTGGGCTTCAGGATCTGACCTCTCAGGAGGCGGGCTTCTTTGTTTTTCAGGTGATGTTCTGCGGAACGGCGGCGACGATTGTGTCCGGAGCCATCGCCGAGCGCATCCGCTTGTCGTCCTACGTGGTCGCCTCTGTCTTTCTCTCGGCCATCATCTTTCCTGTTTTCGCCCATTGGGCCTGGGGCAATGCCCTGATGCCCAATGAGGGGGCATTCCTTGCTAACATGGGCTTTATCGATTTCGCCGGATCGTCGGTGGTGCATGGCACTGGCGGCTGGGTGGCTCTGGCAGGCTGCATTCTGCTTGGGGCGCGAGAGGGGCGTTTTGATCGTGAAGGCAAGCCGATCCGGCTGGCCGGGCACAGTCCAGTTCTTGCGACCACCGGCGGGCTTTTGCTTTTCATCGGTTGGTTGGGATTCAATGGCGGATCTACGCTCAAGGCTGAAGAGAGTGTCGCTTTCATTATTCTGAATACGGTGTTGGCCGGTGGCTTTGGTACGGTTACCGGGTTCATTTACGGCTATCATCAGGATGGCCACTATCTGCCGGAGAAGTCTCTTGCCGGGCTTATCGGTGGCTTGGTTGCGGTTACTGCCGGCTGCGCTGTCTTAACGCCGTTGGGTGCGATTGTCATTGGAGCCGTTGGCGGTCTCGTGGCTGTCATTGCAAACAGCGTTCTTGAACATAAATGGAAAATCGACGACGCCGTAGGAGCTATCGGTGCTCATGGCTTTGCGGGTGTTGTGGGAACCATCGGGTTGGCTCTGTTGGCGCCAGCGGAGCATTTCGAAAATGGCCGCCAATATCAGATCATGATCCAGTCGCTCGGCGCAGGGCTCAATTTTCTTGTCAGTTTCGGCCTCGGCTTTATCTGCTTCTGGTTCCTGAAGCGCTTCCTGCGTCTGCGGGCAAGCCGCGAGGAAGAGTTGATCGGCCTTAATATTGCCGAACATGCCACCCGCATTGGTGTGGGACATGTCGAAGAGGCCATGGAGAAGCTGCTCTCCGGCCAACGAAGCTTTTCACAGAGATTGCCTGCAGTTGCTGGTGATGAAGCGGAAAATCTGACCGGCTTGTTTAACAAACTCATGAGTAATCTTGAAGCCGAGCATAAAAAGCTGAGCGAATTGGAAATCCTCAAGACCCAGTCTGAAGAAGCCGAGCGCATATCGGCACTTTCCAACGCCACCTTTGAAGGGATCGCCATCCATCAGAATGGCATGGTAATTGATGGAAATCCTCAAATTGCCGAGCTGCTGGATTACAGCCTTGAGGAAGTGATCGGCAAATCGATCATGCATTTCGCTGATGAACGTCATCGCGGCCGGATCGAACGCTCTATTGCGGAGAATTGCAGCGAGCCATATGAAGCCGTGCTCGTGTCTAAATCAGGCGAGCGGATACCTGTGGCCATTCGTGGGCGTATGATCAACTACAAGGGACGGGAGGTGCGTATTTCCTGCTTTGTCGATCTCAGAGAACGCAAGGCGGCCGAGGAGCATATCCGTATCATGGCCCAGCATGATGCCCTGACAGGTGTGGCCAACCGTTCACTCTTTAACTCGCAGCTTGAGAATGCCGTCAAGACGGCAACCCCGCAACGGGCAATCGCTCTTATTCTTATCGATCTGGATCGTTTCAAGAATGTCAATGATGTGTATGGTCATCCCGCCGGTGACATTGTCATCAAGGAAACTGCTGCACGCCTGAAGGCGCTTGCCGGGGTCAATGACAGTGTTGCACGATTGGGAGGCGATGAATTTGCGATCATTCAACGCAATATTCTTTTCACCAATCAGGCTGCTGATACCGGCCACCGGATTGTCAACGAGCTGTCCCGCCCCATCAAGATTGATGACAAGAAATCTGTGATGGTGGGCGCTAGCGTGGGCATTGCGCTGAGCCCGGAACATGCCAAGGATGCAGAGACCATATTCTCGCGTGCGGATATTGCTCTCTATCATTCAAAGAAGACAGGGCGGAATATTTCAAACATCTATCGAACCGGCCTCAACCAGTTGATGGAAAAACGCAGAGCGTTGCAGTCAAGTCTTGAAAAAGCTCTCGAAGAGGACGAATTCGAGCTTTACTATCAGCCCCGCATCAACGCCAAATCGTTGGAGATTGACGCTTATGAGGCTCTCCTGCGCTGGAACCATCCGCAGAAAGGGCTGGTAAGTCCGGCGGAATTCATTCCCGTGGCCGAAGCCAGTGGCTTGATCGTGGATATCGACAACTGGGTCTTCAAGCGTGCCTGTCGGGATGCCGCAAAGGGGTTGAAGGGCAAACATCTCAGCATCAATGTAAGCCCGCTGGGGTTCCAGCAGCGCGACTTTGTCAAGACGATTGAAGAGACACTGGAAGAGACGGGAACCGACCCATCGCAGATCGAGCTTGAGCTGACAGAGGGCATGTTGATCGAAGATGATGAACGCGGCTTGTCTGTGATGAAACAGCTCAAGCGGTTGGGGCTGTCACTGGCTCTGGATGATTTTGGCACTGGCTACTCATCGCTTTCCTACCTGTCCAAATATCCGTTTGACACCATCAAGATTGACCGTAACTTCGTTGTTGCCCTCGGGCAGGAGAAAAGCGCTGTTGCCATCATGAAGGTGATCATCGGGTTGGGCAAAGGGCTGGGCATGGATATCGTGGCCGAGGGCGTGGAAACGGTCGAGGAAGCCGCCTTCCTGCGTGAGAATGAATGCGATCAGCTTCAGGGCTATCTGATCAGTCGCCCCATGACGGTCGAAGAGATCATGCATGAAGTGCCACTTGATATCCGATGTTCAATTCTGAGTGCAGAGCCTGATGACAAGACGGATATGCAGGTCTCCAGCCTGCGTGCAGTGAAAGACGGCTCAAGCGAAAGCGTCGAGCCCGCAAGTGAGCCGGACATCTCCCCCAAACGTGCCTAG
- a CDS encoding translocation/assembly module TamB domain-containing protein: MTSARTLVFRGFYSLLFLILALLLVGYLLLATSFGLSMTTSLVNSIASSEEQKVEISGVDSLLGDIEIGQIALSDKDGTWLTAKGLSGRYSLADLFGLTLSVDTLSLDELSVERPPLASSQPTQEISSDGSLIPTLPAVEARIDSLSIGKIFLGDPLLGKEAKLTLAGNMALVGAPFQTNGVLDLHYLDALEDGLSARWTLKPAANQRLLDLTFTEPRGGLAARLMDIANLPAVDVTLKGDGPADDWRSDLAVKLDGKTTVSGQVVVGFDESGSRVNAKLLGKLSPFLPQSVLPLVAGTSNIDLSLEQSQEDVIELKQFSFASGLARLEANGFLDNRDSSLDMKMAFDLGSEGTQIELQQQDAPSLMIGHVGLKGRMSGTLQKAALTLDGSVASLSQDAITLENASLSVTAPELDIENREGVINATMALDQLATGSAPLDAILSGDKTLLVESALDGETIRLNKAELVAGLASLTAEGSYAPDTLALDGTLALSDIKPLNEGLSGALGGDFSVEGTTSNPRLTLALRGQSLSVYDKSIENLKLDLASNAAPDATLTLSAQYDGSPIESTLELVTNEDGSRSINQLSVTAPGAEVTGTLTLSPAGLATGDLNAAIKDFAALGPLLLQPDLKGSLKADIALSASDGKQSVSVDASAPDLAMKDIALSDLSLKSQINDATGVMSMNSSLSVERISASGETIRSLKANMKGGNGTLPFSMTAQVSQAPLALEGKLLQQEGQTTLALDRFTGSWKGIDLGLVEPVRVDLTNGASLTNALKLSVDSGLVTVSGSAGDQLALDVALDALPLAIAEKVAPTGETPTGQLDLTAKISGSSAAPEASWQGTVSGLSVRSTRQAGVPQLEISSSGRFANNSVSLQNHLTGGGADLNVNGSLALSRQSMDIAAEGSVPFSLAARSLADAGLQLEGGASVSAKVTGTFSAPNINGTITTKGARFSEFSSGIVLRDLGGTVRLAGQQASIESVTGRLGQKGTLTVNGTIGLDANAGLPADITVTIRDGNYKYEEILTSLFNANMNLKGELTGASVISGQVDLKTTEILIPESLPSSVSPVDVSHKNAQGRVAEQAEKFAPKAQSDSNANAGPAMRLDLDIQAPRSIYIRGRGMDAELGGSIRITGTTADPRPLGTIAMQRGRLEILTKRLDFDSGTVTFAGTLDPALDFSATSTNSGTTYTVSVEGYASAPEISLSSSPTLPEDEILAHLFFDKELSELSAIQLAQLANAVATLSGVNSGPGVLDRLRNMAGIDNIDIKSDAETNETTVGVGRYINDRTYINVEKSTASDAGKVSIDLDITDQIKAHGEASSDGETKAGIFFERDY, encoded by the coding sequence GCGGATCTGTTTGGCCTCACCCTGTCGGTGGATACGCTCTCGCTGGATGAACTATCGGTTGAGCGTCCGCCGCTGGCGAGCAGCCAACCGACGCAGGAAATCAGCAGCGATGGCTCCCTTATCCCTACCCTGCCAGCCGTTGAAGCGCGGATCGACAGCTTGTCCATCGGGAAAATCTTTCTTGGTGACCCCCTCTTGGGCAAAGAGGCAAAACTCACTCTGGCTGGTAACATGGCGCTTGTTGGCGCTCCCTTCCAGACAAACGGGGTGCTCGATCTTCATTATCTGGACGCCCTCGAGGATGGGCTTAGCGCGCGCTGGACGCTCAAACCTGCTGCAAATCAGCGGCTGTTGGACCTGACATTCACTGAGCCGCGTGGAGGCCTCGCTGCGCGTCTGATGGATATTGCCAATCTGCCCGCCGTTGATGTGACCCTTAAAGGAGACGGACCGGCGGATGACTGGCGCTCGGACCTTGCCGTCAAGCTTGATGGAAAAACCACTGTCAGCGGGCAAGTGGTCGTCGGCTTTGATGAAAGCGGATCGCGTGTCAATGCGAAGCTGCTGGGCAAGCTCTCGCCCTTCCTGCCCCAGTCTGTTCTCCCCCTCGTTGCCGGCACCAGCAACATCGACCTTTCGCTTGAGCAGTCGCAAGAGGATGTGATCGAGCTGAAGCAATTCTCCTTTGCCTCAGGATTGGCGCGTCTTGAAGCCAATGGCTTTCTGGACAATCGGGATAGCAGTCTGGACATGAAAATGGCCTTTGATCTGGGCTCTGAGGGTACACAGATTGAATTACAGCAACAAGATGCGCCATCGCTGATGATCGGGCATGTGGGCCTCAAGGGACGCATGAGCGGCACCTTGCAGAAAGCAGCCCTCACGCTTGATGGCTCCGTTGCCAGCCTGTCGCAGGATGCCATTACACTTGAGAACGCATCCCTGTCAGTCACCGCGCCGGAGCTTGATATTGAAAATCGCGAAGGAGTGATCAATGCCACCATGGCGCTCGATCAACTGGCCACAGGCTCAGCCCCACTCGACGCGATCCTCTCTGGCGATAAGACCCTGCTGGTAGAAAGCGCGCTCGACGGAGAGACCATACGTCTCAACAAGGCCGAGCTGGTTGCAGGCCTTGCGTCCCTTACGGCAGAAGGGAGCTACGCGCCCGATACGTTGGCGCTTGATGGCACCCTTGCCCTATCAGATATCAAACCGCTCAATGAGGGACTTTCCGGCGCTCTGGGAGGAGATTTCTCGGTTGAAGGAACGACCAGTAACCCACGGCTGACCCTCGCCCTGCGCGGTCAATCTCTTTCGGTTTATGACAAGTCTATCGAAAATCTCAAGCTGGATCTTGCCTCCAATGCGGCACCGGACGCCACATTGACGCTTTCAGCGCAGTATGATGGATCGCCCATAGAGAGCACCCTCGAGCTTGTCACCAATGAAGATGGCAGCCGTTCCATCAACCAGCTCTCGGTCACGGCACCGGGCGCTGAAGTCACCGGAACTCTTACCCTGTCGCCCGCCGGGCTGGCCACGGGCGATCTGAATGCAGCCATCAAGGATTTTGCCGCGTTGGGGCCACTGTTGCTTCAGCCGGATCTGAAAGGCTCACTTAAGGCTGACATAGCCCTGTCGGCCAGCGATGGTAAGCAGTCGGTCAGCGTTGATGCCTCCGCGCCTGATTTGGCGATGAAGGATATTGCTCTTTCCGACCTGTCTCTCAAGTCCCAGATCAATGATGCAACTGGCGTCATGAGCATGAATTCCTCTCTATCCGTTGAACGCATCTCTGCCTCTGGCGAAACCATCCGCTCGCTCAAGGCCAATATGAAAGGTGGCAACGGCACCCTGCCTTTCTCCATGACGGCACAAGTCTCTCAGGCACCTTTGGCGCTGGAAGGCAAGCTGTTGCAGCAGGAAGGGCAAACAACCCTCGCGCTTGATCGCTTTACAGGCAGTTGGAAAGGCATCGATCTTGGGTTGGTCGAACCGGTTCGTGTCGATTTGACCAATGGCGCCTCGCTTACCAATGCCCTCAAGCTCTCTGTCGATAGCGGCCTTGTAACGGTTTCCGGCTCGGCAGGTGATCAGCTTGCCCTTGATGTCGCACTCGACGCACTGCCGCTGGCCATTGCCGAGAAGGTTGCTCCAACGGGAGAAACCCCTACGGGTCAGCTGGATCTGACGGCCAAAATTTCAGGCTCATCAGCAGCCCCTGAAGCAAGTTGGCAAGGCACGGTTAGTGGCCTCTCTGTTCGCTCGACCCGTCAGGCTGGAGTTCCGCAATTGGAGATCAGCAGCTCAGGCCGCTTTGCCAACAATTCTGTTTCCTTACAAAACCACCTTACGGGAGGCGGCGCAGACCTCAATGTCAATGGCAGCCTTGCGCTTTCGCGTCAGAGCATGGACATAGCTGCAGAAGGCTCGGTTCCTTTCTCCCTTGCCGCGCGCAGCCTTGCCGATGCGGGTTTGCAGCTGGAAGGGGGGGCTTCGGTCTCAGCCAAGGTGACAGGCACTTTCAGCGCGCCAAATATCAATGGCACCATCACGACAAAAGGCGCGCGTTTCTCTGAATTTTCGTCGGGCATCGTTCTGCGCGATCTGGGCGGCACGGTTCGTCTTGCCGGTCAGCAGGCGTCTATTGAGTCTGTTACCGGACGGCTCGGCCAGAAAGGCACGCTGACGGTGAATGGCACAATCGGGTTGGACGCCAACGCCGGTCTGCCTGCCGATATCACCGTCACCATTCGAGACGGCAACTATAAATATGAAGAGATCCTGACGAGCCTGTTTAACGCCAACATGAACTTGAAGGGTGAGCTGACTGGGGCGTCGGTCATCTCCGGTCAGGTCGACCTCAAGACAACCGAGATCCTCATTCCTGAGTCCCTGCCCTCTTCCGTCTCTCCGGTGGATGTATCGCACAAGAATGCGCAAGGACGGGTCGCCGAACAGGCTGAGAAATTTGCCCCCAAAGCCCAAAGCGACAGCAATGCGAATGCCGGTCCGGCCATGCGACTTGATCTGGACATTCAGGCACCGCGCAGCATCTACATACGCGGTCGCGGCATGGATGCAGAACTGGGTGGCTCCATCCGGATTACCGGCACTACAGCTGACCCGCGCCCGTTGGGCACCATTGCCATGCAGCGCGGACGGCTTGAAATTCTGACCAAACGGCTGGATTTTGACAGCGGAACGGTCACCTTTGCGGGGACGCTGGACCCGGCTCTGGATTTCTCGGCCACGTCAACCAACAGCGGCACCACCTATACCGTATCCGTGGAGGGCTACGCCTCCGCCCCAGAGATCAGCCTTTCCTCGTCTCCGACCCTGCCAGAAGACGAAATTCTGGCGCATCTGTTCTTCGACAAGGAGCTTTCCGAACTCTCTGCTATCCAGCTCGCGCAGCTGGCCAATGCTGTGGCGACCCTTAGCGGGGTTAATTCCGGCCCCGGCGTTCTGGACCGCCTGCGCAACATGGCGGGCATCGACAATATCGACATCAAGTCTGATGCGGAAACCAATGAAACAACTGTCGGAGTCGGGCGCTATATCAATGATCGAACCTATATCAATGTCGAAAAGAGCACGGCCAGTGACGCTGGCAAAGTGAGCATCGACCTTGATATTACCGATCAGATCAAAGCCCATGGCGAAGCCAGTTCAGATGGAGAAACCAAAGCCGGAATCTTCTTCGAGAGGGACTATTAA